A window of Haliscomenobacter hydrossis DSM 1100 contains these coding sequences:
- a CDS encoding cytochrome c biogenesis protein gives MIRQSWWKILAVVLLVYTFTAGMLVPLKPGIADVSPRALQAGTDVEMTITGYNSYYTKAKSDLRAWLKLKGDVVLKATSIEVVDDRTLKLVFKLPAYLPSDSKDDVCSLILDSPVDGAIVLPEGIALTQDSVNLAEGSKLWSVDKMDQLNAGPELTFPYRSVLYETIRNQYFHVPLWFAMLFLFIFSVGFSIRYLRKFDPDADQRALALTRAGFIFGLLGLVTGAIWAKFAWGAYWSWDVKQNMTAVALLIYAAYFILRGAFQDEEKKARLAAVYNIFAFAALIPLIFVIPRLTDSLHPGNGGNPAFGSDDLDNTMRMVFYPAGIGWTLLGFWIAAVSYRIDKLQNKLLDV, from the coding sequence ATGATACGGCAAAGCTGGTGGAAAATATTGGCAGTAGTACTATTGGTGTATACGTTTACGGCGGGTATGTTGGTGCCGCTCAAGCCGGGCATTGCAGATGTTTCGCCGCGTGCCCTACAGGCAGGCACGGATGTTGAAATGACCATTACGGGTTACAATTCTTATTACACCAAAGCGAAAAGTGACTTGCGTGCCTGGTTGAAACTAAAAGGAGACGTGGTGCTCAAAGCGACCAGCATTGAAGTGGTCGACGACCGTACCCTCAAGTTGGTCTTCAAACTACCTGCTTATTTGCCTTCCGATTCCAAAGACGATGTTTGTTCCTTGATTCTGGACAGTCCGGTGGATGGGGCAATTGTGTTGCCGGAAGGAATTGCACTCACCCAGGATTCCGTCAATCTTGCGGAGGGGAGTAAATTGTGGTCTGTGGACAAAATGGATCAACTTAATGCTGGTCCGGAACTGACCTTCCCTTATCGCTCCGTTTTGTACGAAACCATTCGCAACCAATATTTTCATGTGCCGCTATGGTTTGCCATGCTCTTTTTGTTCATCTTCTCGGTTGGTTTTAGCATTCGTTACTTGCGCAAATTTGATCCGGATGCAGACCAACGCGCACTGGCACTCACCCGGGCAGGTTTTATTTTTGGGCTTTTGGGCTTGGTAACCGGGGCTATTTGGGCCAAATTTGCCTGGGGAGCCTATTGGAGTTGGGACGTTAAACAAAATATGACCGCAGTAGCTTTGCTCATTTATGCTGCTTACTTTATTCTGCGTGGCGCCTTTCAGGATGAGGAGAAAAAAGCCCGCCTGGCTGCGGTGTACAACATCTTTGCTTTTGCGGCCCTGATCCCCTTGATCTTTGTAATTCCACGCCTAACCGACAGTTTGCACCCCGGAAACGGAGGCAATCCGGCCTTTGGCAGTGATGACCTCGATAATACTATGCGCATGGTGTTTTATCCGGCGGGAATTGGTTGGACACTACTCGGCTTTTGGATTGCCGCAGTATCCTATCGCATCGACAAGTTGCAGAACAAACTGCTGGATGTTTAA
- a CDS encoding Lrp/AsnC family transcriptional regulator, protein MSEKLDKIDLKILRILQDNSKITNLDLSKKIGLSPAPTLERVKKLESSEIIESYHAKVNPQTIGLNVKTFVLVSLAWQKENALNNFLDKIKQIEEIVECYIITGEADFLIKIVCRDIPTYEQLLFKTLSQIEEIERLKTLMTLSTVKDSKVLPYKYD, encoded by the coding sequence ATGTCGGAAAAATTGGATAAAATTGACCTGAAAATTCTCAGAATACTTCAGGATAATTCTAAGATCACCAACCTTGATCTTTCCAAAAAAATTGGTCTTTCACCTGCACCTACACTCGAACGAGTTAAGAAACTAGAATCTAGTGAAATCATTGAAAGCTATCATGCCAAAGTGAATCCACAAACGATTGGCCTGAATGTGAAAACTTTCGTACTGGTTTCCTTAGCTTGGCAGAAAGAAAATGCGCTCAACAACTTCCTGGATAAAATCAAACAGATTGAGGAAATTGTTGAATGTTATATCATCACGGGTGAGGCGGATTTCCTCATCAAAATTGTTTGTCGGGATATTCCTACCTATGAACAACTTTTGTTCAAAACCCTTTCCCAAATCGAAGAAATTGAGCGGCTTAAAACCCTCATGACTTTATCGACGGTAAAAGATTCCAAGGTTTTGCCTTACAAATACGATTGA
- a CDS encoding CcmD family protein: MIWNRISLVCILTLLVQQMAFAQQASGDFMRSIGRIYVVVAVILIIFFGIVLFLIYLDRKLTKLENQIKENE; this comes from the coding sequence ATGATCTGGAATCGCATTTCACTTGTTTGTATACTGACGTTACTCGTTCAACAAATGGCCTTTGCCCAGCAAGCCAGTGGAGACTTTATGCGGAGTATTGGCCGCATTTATGTGGTAGTAGCGGTCATCCTGATCATCTTTTTTGGCATCGTCCTTTTTTTGATATACTTGGACCGTAAGCTAACCAAATTGGAAAACCAAATTAAAGAAAATGAGTAA
- a CDS encoding Glu/Leu/Phe/Val family dehydrogenase, protein MSKKGGFYESVEYYFDRAAPHTGLPHGLLDQIKVCNSVYRMNFPVKLRDEVKVIEAYRVQHSHHRTPTKGGIRFSNHVNQEEVMALASLMSYKCAIVDVPFGGAKGGVKINPWEYTPEELEKITRRYTAELIKRNMIGPSVDVPAPDYGTGSREMAWIYDTYRAFKGDEIDAAGCVTGKPVTQNGVRGREEATGRGVFYGIREACNVPEDMKKIGLSAGTKGKTFVLQGLGNVGTFTGKICQEEGGMILVGVGEVEGAIYNPDGIDINDLLEYRKANGSMLNYPDVQSFGKDQREIALEFECDVLVPAALESVITINNASRIKAKIIAEAANGPVAADAEEVLLAAGKLIIPDFYLNAGGVTVSYFEWLKNLSHMRFGRMDKRFNQGRMMDMVNLIERMTNRDVTNEEMKIIARGADEIDLVRSGLEETMITAYHQIREVMVMNPKINDLRTAAMVGAINKISNDYMSLGIWP, encoded by the coding sequence ATGAGTAAAAAAGGCGGATTCTACGAAAGTGTAGAATACTACTTCGACCGGGCAGCTCCACACACTGGGTTGCCTCATGGGCTATTGGACCAAATCAAAGTCTGCAACTCGGTTTATCGGATGAATTTTCCGGTAAAATTGCGCGATGAAGTAAAGGTTATCGAAGCCTATCGGGTACAGCACAGCCACCACCGTACCCCAACCAAGGGCGGAATCCGATTCAGCAACCACGTGAATCAGGAGGAAGTGATGGCTCTGGCTTCCTTAATGTCCTACAAATGTGCCATCGTGGATGTGCCATTTGGTGGCGCCAAAGGTGGGGTAAAAATCAACCCTTGGGAGTATACTCCTGAAGAATTGGAAAAAATTACCCGACGGTATACTGCTGAACTAATCAAACGCAACATGATTGGGCCTTCGGTTGACGTACCGGCTCCCGATTACGGAACCGGCTCCCGGGAGATGGCCTGGATTTACGATACCTATCGCGCTTTTAAAGGCGATGAGATCGATGCCGCAGGTTGTGTAACCGGAAAACCGGTAACCCAAAACGGGGTGCGTGGCCGGGAAGAAGCAACAGGACGTGGGGTTTTCTACGGAATCCGCGAAGCTTGCAACGTACCTGAAGACATGAAAAAGATTGGCTTGAGTGCGGGTACCAAAGGCAAAACCTTTGTGTTGCAAGGCCTGGGTAATGTCGGAACTTTTACAGGCAAAATCTGCCAGGAAGAAGGCGGCATGATCCTGGTTGGGGTTGGAGAGGTTGAAGGTGCCATTTACAATCCAGATGGCATCGACATCAATGATTTGCTCGAATACCGCAAGGCCAATGGCTCAATGCTCAATTATCCGGATGTACAAAGTTTCGGAAAAGACCAACGCGAAATTGCGCTGGAGTTTGAATGCGATGTGCTTGTACCCGCCGCATTGGAAAGTGTAATCACGATCAACAACGCCAGCAGAATTAAAGCAAAAATCATTGCTGAAGCGGCCAATGGCCCGGTTGCTGCCGATGCCGAAGAGGTATTGCTCGCCGCTGGAAAATTGATCATCCCCGATTTTTACCTCAACGCAGGTGGGGTAACGGTTTCCTACTTCGAATGGTTGAAAAACTTGTCGCACATGCGCTTTGGGCGAATGGACAAACGTTTCAACCAAGGGCGGATGATGGACATGGTCAACCTGATTGAACGCATGACCAATCGCGATGTCACCAATGAGGAAATGAAAATCATTGCACGTGGAGCAGATGAAATTGATTTGGTGCGCTCGGGCTTGGAAGAAACCATGATCACTGCTTATCACCAGATTCGTGAAGTAATGGTGATGAATCCAAAAATCAACGATTTGCGAACCGCCGCCATGGTGGGTGCCATCAATAAAATCAGCAACGATTACATGTCTTTAGGCATTTGGCCATAA
- a CDS encoding TraB/GumN family protein has translation MKKKKRTLLWQLEPEEGGTPSYLLGTIHAKCDEAFFQINEYCALITKANVFAAEIDLEEMGNQDFIQHALLPDYQTLSGILPPKKYAKLRHIIHKSCGQDIALYDRFLPILLVNLVHENLLPADQPYSLDRYLWDYAIRINKPATGLETLAEQAMVLHKIPIEDQIKDLLYLGKHIGKERRELFKMVEIYASGDYQSLFKAAKKHVGGSRKILLYDRNVTMTARLLELLQSDTVFCAVGAAHLGGQNGILRLLKKAGVTIRPLEWKEHQNA, from the coding sequence ATGAAAAAAAAGAAGCGGACTTTACTGTGGCAATTGGAACCGGAAGAAGGAGGAACCCCATCGTACCTTTTGGGTACCATCCATGCCAAATGTGATGAGGCTTTTTTTCAAATCAATGAATATTGTGCCCTGATTACAAAGGCCAATGTATTCGCAGCTGAAATCGACCTGGAAGAAATGGGCAATCAGGATTTCATCCAACATGCGCTATTGCCTGACTATCAAACACTTTCTGGCATTCTTCCGCCCAAAAAATACGCCAAACTTCGGCACATCATCCACAAATCCTGTGGTCAGGACATTGCCTTGTACGACCGGTTTTTGCCGATTCTTTTGGTCAACCTGGTACACGAAAACTTGCTTCCAGCCGATCAACCTTATTCCCTCGATCGTTACCTTTGGGATTACGCCATTCGGATCAACAAACCGGCCACTGGATTGGAAACTTTGGCAGAACAAGCCATGGTACTGCACAAAATTCCCATCGAGGACCAGATCAAAGACCTGTTGTACCTCGGAAAACACATCGGCAAGGAAAGACGAGAACTGTTCAAAATGGTAGAAATTTATGCCAGTGGGGATTACCAATCTTTGTTTAAAGCTGCCAAAAAACACGTGGGGGGATCGCGGAAAATCCTGCTCTATGACCGCAACGTTACCATGACCGCACGCTTGTTGGAACTTTTACAATCCGATACCGTGTTTTGTGCAGTAGGTGCCGCACACCTGGGTGGCCAAAATGGCATTTTGCGCTTATTGAAAAAAGCCGGGGTGACCATCCGGCCCCTGGAATGGAAAGAACATCAAAATGCCTAG